The region TTCGAAAGCCTCCGCGCGGACAGCTCCTATTACCCCCCGTTGCCTGGCGGACACGACGTTCTCAACCTCTCCAGCCATTCCTACTATTTCGAAGAAGAATATCCAGGTTTCTGCGGTATCGGCAGCAAACGAAAGAGAAGAAACTTTCTGCATAATGCCAATGTGACCAGATTTTCCAAAGGCGGGTTTTTGAGATATGTAGAGAGGCAATGCAATTCTCGAATATACTACCTCAAGGAAGCAGATCTGATATATATTGTTCATCACGCTTCGAGAAGTCCTTCCAAGCGCGATAAATTTTCCGAAGACTTGTTATATGACCAAATTAACGGCCCGTTTGAAAGCGAGAAATTTGTCAGCCTCGTGAACGAGCTTGCGCTAAGGATTTCAAGGTCGCGACAAGGCGGCAGCCCTAAATAGAGCTTCTTGCCAAGCAAATGACCCGCCGCAGGCAGATTTAGCGAGTTAGAGTATTTCGCTCCTCGCGGCCTGAGCTCCCGCTTTCAAAGCGTGGATTTGGCGAGGGTCATCAATTCAGGCTATGGATGGCGTCCGGCAGGTCCAGCGAGAAGGCCGGAATGGTCACGTCGAACTGGGTGCCGTCCGGGCGTTCCATGGAATAGGACCCCGCCATGATGCCGGATTCGGTCGTAAGCGGGCAATGCGAGGAGTATTCGTAGGTCTCGCCGGGGTCGATCACCGGCTGTTCTCCGACCACGCCGTCACCGCGCACTTCCGACTGCCGCCCCATGGCGTCTGTAATCTGCCAATGCCGCGTTTTCAGTTGCACCGGCTCGGTGCCGCCGTTGTGGATTTCGACCATATAGGCCCAGATGAACTCGCGCTCTTCCGGCTTCGATTCATCGTCCAGATAGAACGGTTCAACCGAAACTTCGATCCCTTCGGTAGTGGCGCTGTAACTGCCAGACACGATAATTCCCTTTGGTTTAAGACCAGGGCCCGGAGCCGGGGGCGCGATGGCTCTTGGAGCCCTCGACGATCCAGTCCCTCAAATATGCAGGGGCTTATAGGGCGAATGACGTAGGCTTGAAAGGGACTTGATTGTGATTTCCGCCGGGATTCTGCATGAACTGTGCTGAAAATTCCCAGAACAGGTGCTTGTTTAATGTTCGATGCCCGCCTGCGTCCCCTGATGGACCCTCCCTTGAACCGCATGGGGCAGATGCTTGCCGGGTTCGGGATCACAGCCAACGGCATGACACTGGCCGGCTTTGCCTTTGGCGTGGCAGCGATGGCTGCAATCGTCATGGGCGCCACGCTCGCCGGCTTCGTCCTGATCGCCCTCAACCGGCTGGCCGACGGTCTCGACGGTGCCATCGCCAGGGCGACGCGCAAGACCAACCTTGGCGGATATCTGGATATTACCCTCGACTTCTTCTTTTACGGCGCCATCCCGCTTGCCTTCGCCATTCTGGACCCGGACGCCAACGCCCTGCCCGCGGCGGCCCTCCTGTTCAGCTTCTATGCCAACGGTTCCGCCTTCCTGGCGTTTGCCGTCATGGCGGAGAGGACCGGCCTTCGCACCGACGCGCAAGGCGCCAAGTCGCTCTACTATCTGGGCGGTCTTGCGGAAGGCGCGGAGACCGTCGCGGTCTTTCTGCTGATGGCGCTAATACCCGGGTTGTTTCCCGTACTGGCCTGGGGGTTTGCAATTATCTGCCTGGTATCCGCGGGCGCCCGGGTGATGATCGGGGTAAGGGCCCTGCGCGGCACCTGAAAATGCTCTGATGGTTCGCTGCAGCCTCGGTCTGAGCCAGTCCCGGCTGACGCTGCACCTGGCCGACGGGAGAAAACCACATTCCTCCCGAAGGCGAGCCCGGTCGCTCGGACCGGGCCTTTTCCCGCTAGATTGCGCTCAGCGCCTTCTCCACGTCTTCCAGCAGATCCAGCGGATCTTCCAGGCCGACGGACAGGCGCAGGATGCCGTCGGAAATGTCGAGCTCCGCGCGGGCCTCTTCGCCGATGGACTGGTGCGTCGTGGTCGCCGGATGGGTGATCAGGCTCTTCGCGTCGCCCAGATTGTTGGAAATCTGGATGAGCTCCAGCGCATTGGTGAAGCGGAAGGCCGCTTCCTTGCCGCCTTCGATTTCGATCGCCAGCATGGTCGATCCGCCGCTCATCTGGCGTTTTGCGACATCCGCCTGCGGATGGTCGTCCCGGCCGGGATAGATCAGGCGCCTGATCTTGGGCCGGCCCGCCAGGAAATCGGCGATCTTGCCGGCGCTCTCCGTCTGGCGGCCAACGCGCAGCGGCAGGGTTTCGAGGCCCTTCAGCAGCACCCAGGCGCTGAACGGGCTCATATGCGGGCCGGTGTGCTTGACGAAGGGCATCACCTCCTCGGTGATCCATTCCTCGTCGGACAGGACGACGCCGCCGAGGCAGCGGCCCTGGCCGTCGATATGCTTGGTCGCGGAATAGACCACCACATCGGCGCCGAGCTTCAGCGGCGACTGATAAAGCGGCGTTGCAAAGACGTTATCGACGATCAGGCGCGCCCCGGCGGTCTTGGCGATGTCGGCAACGGCGGCAATGTCGATGACTTCCAGCGTCGGGTTGGTCGGGCTTTCAAGGAACAGCGCCTTGGTGTTCGGCCGCACGGCGGCCTTCCATTCATTGATATCCGTGCCGTTCACCAGCGTGCTCTCCACACCGAAGCGCGGCAGAAGCGTTTCGCAAATGTAGCGGCAGGAGCCGAACAGAGCCTTGGCGGCGATCACATGGTCGCCGGCCCTGACGGAGGCCATCAGGGCGAGGTTCACGGCCGCCATGCCGCTGGCGGTGCCCCTTGCGGCTTCCGCCCCTTCCAGGGCCTTGATGCGGTCTTCGAACATGGAGACGGTGGGATTTGCGTAGCGGGAATAGACATATCCCGGATTTTCGCCATTGAACCGGGCTTCGGCGGCTTCCGCATCGCTGTAGACAAACCCCTGTGTCAGATACAGGGCTTCCGACGTCTCGCCAAACTGCGAGCGCATCGTTCCTCCGTGAACCAGATTGGTTGCCGCGCGCCAGTTCCTGTTTCCGGTGTTCTCAGTCATGTTTCATTCCGCTCCAAACGCAAAAACCCCAGCCTGAAGACCGGGGTTCGCACCTCCGGCCTTTTTAGCAACTTGTTTAACGTGGCTGCAAGCCGGCCGGCCCAAATCACCACGAAGTGCTTTTCTCCTAAGGGAAAACCTGCAGCGGGTCAATCTCCTTCCGACAAAGGTGCCGGTTTCCTGTTGGCGCGCGCGGCCGCATCCGTTAAGGACGTAGGGCAAATGAACGTATGGAAAGCTTAAATGAACGTGACAGCGGGTCAGGTCTTGAACGGAAGCGCATCTCTTTCAGCAAACGGTATTTTGCCCGAACGCATCATTCACGCCATGTTCGCCGCCGGCGAGATTGCAGCGGACGAAGCGCCGGTCAGCGGTCAGGTTCAGCCGGCCAGCCTCGACCTGCGTCTCGGCAAGGTTGCCTATCGCGTGCGCGCCAGCTTTCTGCCGGGCCCCCATATCAGGGTGGCCGACCGTCTGGAGCAGTTGAAGCTCCACACCGTGGATCTGGCCAGCGGCGCCGTTCTGGAAACGGGTTGCGTCTACATCGTGCCCTTGCAGGAAAGCCTTGCGCTTGCCGCCGATATTTCCGCAACCGCCAATCCGAAGAGTTCGACGGGGCGGCTGGACGTGTTCACCCGGGTGATCACCGACAACGGGCTGGCCTTCGACACGGTTCCCGCAGGCTATAGCGGCCCGCTCTATGCGGAGATCTCGCCCCTCACCTTCCCGATCCTGGTGCGTACGGGCTCCCGCCTCAGCCAGATCCGCTTCCGCCGCGGCCAGTCGCTTATTCCCGATGTGGAGCTTGAACAGGTCCACAAGGATCACACGCTGATGAGCGGCGGCAATCAGCGGATCGGCGGCGGGGTGCAGCTTTCCATCGACCTGGAAGGCGATGGTCCGGGCAAACTCATCGGCTACCGCGCAAAACAGCATTCCGGCCTGATCGACGTCGACGTGGTCGGCGCGCAGGATCCGCTGGACTTCTGGGAACCGATCTACCGGCGGCAGACGGCGGAGCTGATCCTCGATCCGGATGCATTCTATATCCTCGTCAGCCAGGAAGCGGTGCATGTGCCGCCGGCCTACGCGGCCGAGATGGTGCCCTTCGATCCGCTGGTCGGCGAATTCCGCGTTCATTATGCCGGGTTCTTCGATCCGGGCTTCGGCCATGCGAGCGCCGGCGGCATCGGCTCACGGGCGGTGCTGGAGGTGCGCTCGCACGATGTGCCGTTCATCGTCGAACACGGCCAGACCATCGGGCGTCTCGTCTATGAGCACATGGCGGAGCGGCCGGAACGGCTCTACGGCGAAGGCATCGGGTCCAACTACCAGGGCCAGGCCCTGAAGCTCTCCAAGCATTTCAGGTCCCCGGATCATACTGCGTCCGGATGAACGCGGTTTGTCCCAGCGCTGAATGCAGTCGGTCCAACCTGAGGCGACATGGCCCTGAAGACGATCACGCGTGAATTCGAGGGTTTTCTGGAAGACCGGAAGTCCCGCTTTCTGGCTTATCTCGTTCCCATGGACCGGTTCGAGCAGCGCCTGGAAGAGCTGCGGAAAGAGCACAAGAAAGCCGCCCATATTGTCACCGCCCACCGGCGGCTCCTCGATGACGACCGGATCGAGGAAAGCGGCAAGGATGACGGCGAACCGGCAGGCACCTCCGGCATGCCGACCCTGCGCGTGCTGCAGGGCGCGGATCTCATCAACTGCGCGGTCCTGATCGTGCGCTATTTCGGCGGAACCAAGCTCGGCGGCGGCGGTCTTGCCCGGGCCTATTCGGGGGCGGCGCAGGATGCAATCAACAATGCGGACCTCGTGGCGTTCCGGAAGATCCTCACCAGGAAGGTCAGCGCCGATTTCGCCGCTAGCTCGGACCTGGAAAGGCGCGTTGAAACCCTTGGCCTCACCGTGCTCGCGCGCGATTTCACCGAAGACGGCGTCACGCTGACCCTCGAGGGACCGGAAGAGGCTCTTTGCGAGCTTTAAATCCGCCAGGGCGCCTGCTGAACTCTGGTCCGGCTAGACCCTTTCCTGCCCCACCTGG is a window of Roseibium salinum DNA encoding:
- a CDS encoding CDP-alcohol phosphatidyltransferase family protein, producing MFDARLRPLMDPPLNRMGQMLAGFGITANGMTLAGFAFGVAAMAAIVMGATLAGFVLIALNRLADGLDGAIARATRKTNLGGYLDITLDFFFYGAIPLAFAILDPDANALPAAALLFSFYANGSAFLAFAVMAERTGLRTDAQGAKSLYYLGGLAEGAETVAVFLLMALIPGLFPVLAWGFAIICLVSAGARVMIGVRALRGT
- a CDS encoding O-succinylhomoserine sulfhydrylase, which gives rise to MTENTGNRNWRAATNLVHGGTMRSQFGETSEALYLTQGFVYSDAEAAEARFNGENPGYVYSRYANPTVSMFEDRIKALEGAEAARGTASGMAAVNLALMASVRAGDHVIAAKALFGSCRYICETLLPRFGVESTLVNGTDINEWKAAVRPNTKALFLESPTNPTLEVIDIAAVADIAKTAGARLIVDNVFATPLYQSPLKLGADVVVYSATKHIDGQGRCLGGVVLSDEEWITEEVMPFVKHTGPHMSPFSAWVLLKGLETLPLRVGRQTESAGKIADFLAGRPKIRRLIYPGRDDHPQADVAKRQMSGGSTMLAIEIEGGKEAAFRFTNALELIQISNNLGDAKSLITHPATTTHQSIGEEARAELDISDGILRLSVGLEDPLDLLEDVEKALSAI
- a CDS encoding IMPACT family protein, with protein sequence MALKTITREFEGFLEDRKSRFLAYLVPMDRFEQRLEELRKEHKKAAHIVTAHRRLLDDDRIEESGKDDGEPAGTSGMPTLRVLQGADLINCAVLIVRYFGGTKLGGGGLARAYSGAAQDAINNADLVAFRKILTRKVSADFAASSDLERRVETLGLTVLARDFTEDGVTLTLEGPEEALCEL
- a CDS encoding 2'-deoxycytidine 5'-triphosphate deaminase; amino-acid sequence: MNVTAGQVLNGSASLSANGILPERIIHAMFAAGEIAADEAPVSGQVQPASLDLRLGKVAYRVRASFLPGPHIRVADRLEQLKLHTVDLASGAVLETGCVYIVPLQESLALAADISATANPKSSTGRLDVFTRVITDNGLAFDTVPAGYSGPLYAEISPLTFPILVRTGSRLSQIRFRRGQSLIPDVELEQVHKDHTLMSGGNQRIGGGVQLSIDLEGDGPGKLIGYRAKQHSGLIDVDVVGAQDPLDFWEPIYRRQTAELILDPDAFYILVSQEAVHVPPAYAAEMVPFDPLVGEFRVHYAGFFDPGFGHASAGGIGSRAVLEVRSHDVPFIVEHGQTIGRLVYEHMAERPERLYGEGIGSNYQGQALKLSKHFRSPDHTASG
- the apaG gene encoding Co2+/Mg2+ efflux protein ApaG, which translates into the protein MSGSYSATTEGIEVSVEPFYLDDESKPEEREFIWAYMVEIHNGGTEPVQLKTRHWQITDAMGRQSEVRGDGVVGEQPVIDPGETYEYSSHCPLTTESGIMAGSYSMERPDGTQFDVTIPAFSLDLPDAIHSLN